One window from the genome of Bradyrhizobium xenonodulans encodes:
- a CDS encoding LysR family transcriptional regulator — MNAELLDLKAFITVAETGSFVRTAKALNLSQPALSRRIQKLEESLGAPLLERSTRHVNLTMTGRDFLPKVRRLIDEFETSVLAIHDIGARSSGLVSVAAVPTAVFYFLPRAIGRFAEAYPRIRIRILDIGANEGLEAVARGEVDFGINFIGASHAEIEFEKLVEDPFVLACRHDHPLASRKQVSWSEIVPHRIITVGRNSGNRALIDNALARHGLQLNWSYEVAHLSGSLGLVEAGLGIAVLPRLATPAAGHPIIHTVRLIEPEVSRTIGIVRRRGATLSPHASQFLKMLLEAWRSPSRTSVQGKPRSRSAQASSNAVSIGLKAKR; from the coding sequence ATGAATGCGGAACTGCTCGACCTCAAAGCGTTCATCACCGTCGCGGAGACAGGAAGCTTCGTTCGGACGGCCAAGGCGCTGAACCTGTCCCAGCCGGCGCTCAGCCGGCGCATCCAGAAGCTGGAAGAAAGCCTCGGTGCCCCGTTGCTCGAACGGTCGACGCGCCACGTCAATCTCACCATGACGGGCCGCGACTTCCTGCCGAAAGTGCGCCGCCTGATCGACGAGTTCGAGACCTCGGTGCTCGCCATCCATGATATCGGCGCGCGAAGTTCAGGTTTGGTGTCGGTGGCTGCGGTCCCGACGGCGGTGTTCTATTTCCTGCCGCGTGCGATCGGCCGATTCGCCGAAGCGTATCCGCGCATTCGCATCCGGATACTGGACATCGGTGCCAATGAGGGTTTGGAAGCCGTCGCGCGCGGAGAAGTCGATTTCGGCATCAATTTCATCGGTGCTTCGCATGCCGAAATTGAATTCGAGAAACTGGTCGAAGATCCTTTCGTCCTGGCCTGCCGTCATGACCATCCGTTGGCATCGCGCAAACAGGTGAGTTGGTCGGAGATCGTGCCGCACCGGATCATCACCGTCGGTCGCAACAGCGGCAATCGCGCATTGATCGACAATGCGCTGGCGCGACACGGCCTGCAGTTGAACTGGTCCTATGAAGTCGCTCACCTCTCCGGTTCGCTTGGCCTGGTCGAAGCGGGGCTGGGCATCGCCGTGCTACCGAGGCTCGCAACGCCAGCCGCCGGCCATCCGATCATTCACACCGTTCGGTTGATCGAGCCGGAAGTGTCGCGGACGATCGGAATCGTGCGCAGGCGCGGGGCGACATTATCCCCTCACGCCAGCCAATTTCTCAAGATGCTGCTCGAGGCATGGCGTTCCCCTTCCCGGACGAGCGTCCAGGGCAAGCCGCGGTCCCGATCCGCTCAGGCAAGTTCGAATGCCGTTTCGATAGGCCTGAAGGCGAAACGCTGA
- a CDS encoding ABC transporter substrate-binding protein, which translates to MKSKVIGAVSLAVAAAGLFAAAAPAFAQQKTITVWWGKGFYRSEDDALIETIKKFEAKTGIKVELSQYAIQDMIPKTVAALDAGTVPDVAYSDSYDVQAQGKWAYEGKLEDLTDVMEPIKGRFVQNTLDASILYNDVSKKKAYYGFPLKQQSMHVQIWNDMLEKAGFKLSDIPTDWAGYWTFWCDKVQPGIRKATNQRIYAVGQPMGVESTDAFQSFYTFMDAYHVKLVDDDGKLTVDDPTVRENLIKAMKDYTDTYIKGCTPPSSTTWKDPDNNVAFHNKTIVMTHNFTISIAAKWYEDSQNQALTPEQREAGKKAYEQDIVTASFPKAPDGSTIRYRSDVKTGLVFTAAKNKAEAKQFISFLLQEENVRPYIEGALGRWFPVTKESQASPFWQADKHRKAVYAQFTGGTAAFDFTKNWKFTILNNENVWAKAMNRVVSEKVPVDKAVDELIARIKQVAG; encoded by the coding sequence GTGAAATCCAAGGTTATTGGCGCAGTTTCACTCGCGGTCGCTGCGGCTGGGCTGTTTGCAGCCGCTGCACCCGCATTTGCGCAGCAGAAGACGATTACGGTCTGGTGGGGCAAGGGCTTCTACCGCTCCGAAGACGACGCGCTGATCGAGACGATCAAGAAGTTCGAAGCCAAGACCGGCATCAAGGTCGAATTGTCGCAATACGCGATCCAGGACATGATTCCGAAGACGGTCGCCGCGCTCGACGCCGGCACCGTGCCCGATGTCGCCTATTCCGATTCCTATGACGTGCAGGCGCAGGGCAAGTGGGCCTATGAAGGCAAGCTCGAGGACCTCACGGACGTCATGGAGCCGATCAAGGGCCGGTTCGTGCAGAACACGCTGGATGCCTCGATCCTCTATAACGACGTCAGCAAGAAGAAGGCCTATTACGGCTTCCCGCTGAAGCAGCAGAGCATGCACGTCCAGATCTGGAACGACATGCTGGAGAAGGCCGGCTTCAAGTTGAGCGACATCCCGACCGACTGGGCGGGCTACTGGACGTTCTGGTGCGACAAGGTGCAGCCGGGGATCCGCAAGGCGACCAACCAGCGCATCTATGCCGTCGGCCAGCCGATGGGCGTGGAATCCACCGACGCCTTCCAGTCGTTCTACACCTTCATGGACGCCTACCACGTCAAGCTGGTCGACGACGACGGCAAGCTCACGGTCGACGATCCCACGGTTCGCGAGAACCTGATCAAGGCGATGAAGGACTACACCGACACCTACATCAAGGGCTGCACGCCGCCGTCCTCGACGACCTGGAAGGATCCGGACAACAACGTCGCCTTCCACAACAAGACCATCGTGATGACCCACAATTTCACGATCTCGATCGCGGCGAAGTGGTACGAGGACTCGCAGAACCAGGCACTCACGCCGGAACAGCGCGAGGCCGGCAAGAAGGCCTATGAGCAGGACATCGTCACGGCGTCCTTCCCCAAGGCGCCCGATGGTTCGACCATCCGCTACCGCTCCGACGTCAAGACCGGGCTGGTCTTCACAGCGGCCAAGAACAAGGCCGAGGCCAAGCAGTTCATCAGCTTCCTGCTCCAGGAAGAGAACGTCCGCCCCTATATCGAGGGCGCGCTCGGCCGCTGGTTCCCGGTGACCAAGGAAAGCCAGGCGAGCCCGTTCTGGCAGGCTGACAAGCACCGCAAGGCCGTCTACGCCCAGTTCACCGGCGGTACCGCCGCGTTCGACTTCACCAAGAACTGGAAGTTCACGATCCTGAACAACGAGAACGTCTGGGCCAAGGCGATGAACCGGGTCGTCAGCGAGAAGGTCCCGGTCGACAAGGCCGTCGACGAGCTGATCGCCCGCATCAAGCAGGTTGCAGGCTAA
- a CDS encoding carbohydrate ABC transporter permease — protein MAITLSGDQSIPAPPLSSRLTPAQVWGIVLLAPYLLVFLAFVVYPVCYGLWLARAPSNYVALYNDPIFARAAVNTLIFLVIGINIKMLIALFLSGFFAQQRPWIKWLSVIFILPWAVPSIPTILSVRFMLNPEWGVINHIIFSLTGDDGPNWLNDPTVALSMAIGVHIWKSLPFWTLILITGRLAIAHDLFEAAEVDGASWWQKFRYITWPSMQTLYITCTLLSMIWTLGDFNSVYLLTGGGPADLTHVLSTLGIRYLRLDQLSLAMASIVCAMPFVLPLVYFMMKRLSR, from the coding sequence ATGGCGATCACGCTCTCTGGCGATCAGTCGATCCCCGCCCCACCCCTGTCGTCGCGGCTGACCCCGGCGCAGGTCTGGGGCATCGTGCTGCTTGCGCCCTATCTGCTCGTCTTCCTCGCCTTCGTCGTCTACCCCGTCTGCTACGGGCTGTGGCTGGCGCGGGCCCCGTCGAACTATGTCGCGCTCTACAACGATCCGATCTTCGCGCGCGCCGCGGTCAACACGCTGATCTTCCTGGTCATCGGCATCAACATCAAGATGCTGATCGCGCTGTTCCTGTCCGGCTTCTTCGCCCAGCAGCGCCCCTGGATCAAATGGCTCTCGGTGATCTTCATCCTGCCCTGGGCGGTGCCGTCGATTCCGACCATCCTGTCGGTGCGCTTCATGCTCAATCCCGAATGGGGCGTGATCAACCACATCATCTTCTCCCTCACCGGCGATGACGGCCCGAACTGGCTGAACGACCCGACCGTGGCGTTGAGCATGGCGATCGGCGTGCACATCTGGAAGTCGCTGCCGTTCTGGACCCTGATCCTGATCACCGGACGTCTTGCGATCGCGCATGATCTGTTCGAGGCCGCCGAGGTCGACGGCGCGAGCTGGTGGCAGAAATTCCGCTACATCACCTGGCCGTCGATGCAGACGCTCTACATCACCTGCACGCTGCTCTCGATGATCTGGACGCTGGGCGACTTCAACAGCGTCTATCTGCTCACCGGCGGTGGCCCGGCCGATCTCACGCATGTGCTGTCGACGCTCGGTATCCGCTATCTCCGGCTCGACCAGCTCTCGCTCGCGATGGCCTCCATCGTCTGCGCGATGCCGTTCGTCCTGCCGCTCGTGTATTTCATGATGAAACGGTTGTCGCGATGA
- a CDS encoding carbohydrate ABC transporter permease — protein MKLPGVSEFSWRDVATEARLLLIGIPVFLWTMIPIYHMFLFAISPKEDAFSGKLWPDHPTLHNFEIVFKQQHYFLRDFYVQFWNSLVIAASVGVLTLVIATAAAFSISRLKVPGGRVVLNLALFTYFIPAAFLAVPMYRTMGNYGLLNNHWSLILAMVTIASPYAIWVLKQASDKLPVELDEAAVMDGATTLQIFRLVYLPLMMPSLVAIGTYAVLLAWNEYLYAFLLLSNDREITLPVALGNFLAADDSPWELLMTTGFIYALPPAAVYYAFRRYMVGGLTAGAVKS, from the coding sequence ATGAAGCTTCCCGGCGTAAGCGAATTTTCCTGGCGCGACGTCGCGACCGAAGCGCGGCTCCTGCTGATCGGCATTCCCGTCTTCCTGTGGACGATGATTCCGATCTACCACATGTTCCTGTTCGCGATCTCCCCGAAGGAAGACGCGTTCTCGGGCAAGCTGTGGCCGGACCATCCGACGCTGCATAACTTCGAAATCGTGTTCAAGCAGCAGCATTATTTCCTGCGCGACTTCTACGTGCAGTTCTGGAATTCGCTGGTGATCGCGGCGTCCGTCGGCGTGCTGACGCTGGTCATCGCCACTGCCGCGGCGTTCTCGATCTCGCGGCTCAAGGTGCCGGGCGGACGCGTGGTGCTGAACCTCGCGCTGTTCACCTATTTCATCCCCGCGGCGTTCCTCGCCGTGCCGATGTACCGCACCATGGGCAATTACGGTCTGCTCAACAATCACTGGTCGCTGATCCTGGCGATGGTGACGATCGCCAGCCCCTACGCGATCTGGGTGCTGAAGCAGGCTTCCGACAAGCTGCCGGTCGAGCTGGACGAAGCAGCCGTCATGGACGGCGCGACGACGCTCCAGATCTTCCGCCTGGTCTATCTGCCGCTGATGATGCCCTCGCTGGTCGCGATCGGCACCTATGCGGTGCTGCTGGCGTGGAACGAATATCTCTACGCGTTCCTGCTGCTCTCGAACGACCGCGAGATCACCCTCCCCGTCGCGCTCGGCAACTTCCTCGCGGCCGATGACTCGCCGTGGGAGCTGCTGATGACCACCGGCTTCATCTACGCGCTGCCGCCGGCCGCGGTCTACTACGCCTTCCGCCGCTACATGGTGGGCGGGCTGACGGCGGGCGCGGTGAAGTCCTGA
- a CDS encoding DUF6622 family protein, with the protein MTFAWQILIHTPVWVWMLLAFLLWQGVQAMRPRRTPIWRALIVPVVFIAWGVSRLGFGHQDSVWPLVAWIAAALVLLPLGVLTPRPFDVDHTTGQIIRPGSPFGLVRNLIVFASQYAVGVISAIDAGDRALAIVVGRAISGATAGYFIGSTIALLVAYRRKSAER; encoded by the coding sequence ATGACATTCGCCTGGCAGATCCTGATCCATACGCCGGTCTGGGTCTGGATGCTGCTCGCCTTTCTGTTGTGGCAGGGCGTTCAGGCGATGCGTCCGCGCAGGACGCCAATCTGGCGCGCGCTGATCGTGCCGGTCGTATTCATCGCCTGGGGGGTGTCGCGGCTCGGCTTCGGCCACCAAGACAGCGTTTGGCCGCTGGTCGCATGGATCGCGGCCGCGCTGGTGCTGCTGCCTCTTGGCGTGCTGACGCCGCGCCCGTTCGACGTCGATCACACGACCGGGCAGATCATCCGTCCGGGCAGTCCATTTGGTCTTGTCCGCAACCTGATTGTCTTCGCCTCGCAATATGCGGTCGGCGTGATCTCGGCGATCGATGCGGGCGACCGTGCGCTGGCGATCGTCGTCGGCCGCGCTATCTCGGGCGCGACCGCCGGCTACTTCATCGGCTCGACGATCGCCCTGCTGGTCGCGTATCGACGCAAGAGCGCGGAGAGATGA
- a CDS encoding ABC transporter permease yields the protein MRKVSRLSRFNIASLALGLAFLYLPILILVIYSFNASRLVTVWGGWSLRWYHEFFNDRAMIEAAWMSLRVAVSSATIATLLGTLAAVALSRGERFHGRTLFSGMLYAPLVMPEVITGLSLLLLFVALNAERGFWTVTIAHTTLTMCFVAVVVQSRLGSLDRSLEEAAMDLGCNPVRAFVAVTLPLIAPAIVAGWMLAFTLSLDDLVIASFTTGPGSATLPIRIYSEVRLGVKPEINAICTLVIGLIAVVIVIASLASKLSSSQGESAAPL from the coding sequence ATGCGCAAGGTCTCCCGCCTGTCCCGCTTCAATATCGCCTCGCTCGCGCTGGGGCTGGCGTTCCTCTATCTGCCGATCCTCATCCTCGTCATCTATTCCTTCAACGCCTCGCGGCTGGTGACGGTATGGGGTGGCTGGTCGCTGCGCTGGTATCACGAGTTCTTCAATGATCGCGCCATGATCGAGGCGGCCTGGATGAGCTTGCGGGTTGCGGTCTCCTCCGCGACCATCGCCACGCTGCTCGGCACGCTCGCCGCAGTCGCACTGTCGCGCGGCGAGCGGTTCCACGGCCGCACGCTGTTCTCCGGCATGCTCTATGCGCCGCTGGTGATGCCCGAGGTGATCACCGGCCTGTCGCTGCTGCTGTTGTTCGTCGCGCTGAACGCCGAGCGCGGCTTCTGGACGGTGACGATCGCCCATACCACGCTGACGATGTGCTTCGTCGCTGTCGTCGTGCAGTCCCGCCTCGGCTCGCTCGACCGCTCGCTGGAGGAGGCGGCAATGGACCTCGGCTGCAATCCGGTGCGTGCGTTCGTCGCCGTGACGCTGCCGCTGATCGCGCCCGCGATCGTGGCGGGCTGGATGCTGGCCTTCACGCTGTCGCTCGACGATCTCGTGATCGCGAGCTTCACCACCGGTCCAGGCTCGGCGACGCTGCCGATCCGGATCTATTCGGAGGTGCGGCTTGGCGTGAAGCCCGAGATCAACGCGATCTGCACGCTGGTGATCGGCCTGATCGCGGTCGTCATCGTCATCGCTTCGCTGGCTTCGAAACTGTCGAGTTCGCAGGGCGAGAGCGCGGCACCGCTGTAG
- a CDS encoding ABC transporter permease: MSARRIFTRPAHLAAIVPYVWMVLFFLVPFAFVLKISLSQTAIAQPPYEPVFDLTAGWEALKTAFAALSIDNFKLLGSDDIYVFAYVRSLTVALTATSLLLLIGYPVAYGMARLPKRWQAAAMVLVIVPFWTSFLIRIYAWINILQHDGLLNQILLALHLVSQPVVWLSTDTAMYIGIVYSYLPFMILPLYATLAKMEPVLEEAASDLGAPPWQVFWLVTFPLSLPGVGAGVLLCFIPIVGEFVIPDLLAGSNSLMIGQTLWLEFFTNKDWPVASAAAIVLLVVLLVPLLLYERLQKRQLEQGR, encoded by the coding sequence ATGAGCGCGCGCCGCATCTTCACACGCCCGGCCCACTTGGCCGCGATCGTCCCCTATGTCTGGATGGTGCTGTTCTTCCTGGTGCCGTTCGCCTTCGTGCTGAAGATCAGCCTGTCGCAGACCGCGATCGCGCAGCCGCCCTATGAGCCGGTGTTCGATCTGACCGCGGGATGGGAGGCGCTGAAGACAGCCTTCGCGGCGCTGTCGATCGACAATTTCAAGCTGCTCGGCTCCGACGACATCTACGTGTTCGCCTATGTGCGCAGCCTGACCGTTGCTCTCACCGCGACGTCACTGCTGTTGTTGATCGGCTATCCCGTCGCTTACGGCATGGCGCGGCTGCCGAAGCGTTGGCAGGCGGCGGCGATGGTGCTGGTGATCGTGCCGTTCTGGACCTCGTTCCTGATCCGCATCTATGCCTGGATCAACATCCTCCAGCATGACGGCCTGCTCAACCAGATCCTGCTGGCGCTGCATCTGGTCAGCCAGCCCGTAGTGTGGCTCTCCACCGACACCGCGATGTATATCGGCATCGTCTATTCCTATTTGCCGTTCATGATCCTGCCGCTCTACGCCACGCTGGCGAAAATGGAGCCGGTGCTGGAGGAGGCAGCCAGCGATCTCGGCGCGCCGCCCTGGCAGGTGTTCTGGCTCGTCACCTTTCCGCTGTCGCTGCCCGGTGTCGGCGCCGGCGTGCTGCTGTGCTTCATCCCCATCGTCGGCGAGTTCGTGATCCCGGACCTTCTGGCCGGCTCCAATTCGCTGATGATCGGCCAGACCCTGTGGCTCGAATTCTTCACCAACAAGGACTGGCCGGTCGCCTCCGCCGCAGCCATCGTGCTGCTGGTGGTGCTGCTGGTGCCGCTGCTGCTGTACGAGCGGTTGCAGAAGCGGCAACTGGAACAGGGGCGGTGA
- a CDS encoding ABC transporter ATP-binding protein, with protein MTNELPRIDGPADAAGGDAFPAAGQPLLRIENVAKTFGTFRAVDGVSLDVKAGEFFALLGPSGCGKTTLLRMLAGFEAPDEGRILLGDKDIAQALPHERPINMMFQNYALFPHLSVRDNIAFGLKRAGMARAEIATRVAEMVALVKLEGLEKRKPDQLSGGQRQRVALARALARRPQLLLLDEPLAALDKKLRENTQGELMELQRRLGMTFIIVTHDQEEAMTMASRIGVMKAGKLAQVAPPRELYEAPRSRWIAEFVGDVNLFDGESKLRDGHRLVVGTRDAGALVVAEPREPVGAGKFAVAIRPEKVKLSRRGPVTEAGRETAINVLDGVIEDICYLGGTTTYKVRLDTGGIIEASVANSARLDVDAFSLNQHVVAWFTPDDCVVLPS; from the coding sequence ATGACGAACGAGTTGCCCAGGATAGACGGTCCGGCGGATGCGGCCGGCGGAGATGCGTTTCCTGCAGCGGGGCAGCCGCTGCTGCGCATCGAGAACGTCGCCAAGACGTTCGGGACGTTCCGCGCCGTCGACGGCGTGTCGCTCGACGTCAAGGCCGGCGAGTTCTTTGCGCTGCTCGGCCCCTCCGGTTGCGGCAAGACCACGCTGCTGCGCATGCTTGCCGGGTTCGAGGCACCGGACGAGGGACGCATCCTGCTCGGGGATAAGGATATCGCGCAGGCGCTGCCGCATGAGCGCCCGATCAACATGATGTTCCAGAACTACGCGCTGTTTCCGCATCTCTCCGTGCGCGACAACATCGCCTTCGGCCTGAAGCGTGCCGGCATGGCCCGCGCCGAGATTGCCACCCGCGTGGCTGAGATGGTCGCGCTGGTGAAGCTCGAAGGGCTGGAGAAGCGCAAGCCGGACCAGCTCTCGGGCGGCCAGCGCCAGCGCGTGGCACTGGCGCGCGCATTGGCGCGCCGACCGCAGCTTCTCCTGCTCGACGAGCCGCTCGCAGCGCTCGACAAGAAGTTGCGCGAAAACACGCAAGGCGAGCTGATGGAGCTCCAGCGCCGGCTCGGCATGACCTTCATCATCGTCACCCACGACCAGGAAGAAGCCATGACGATGGCGAGCCGGATCGGCGTGATGAAGGCGGGCAAGCTCGCCCAGGTCGCGCCTCCGCGCGAGCTCTACGAGGCGCCGCGCTCGCGCTGGATCGCGGAGTTCGTCGGCGACGTCAATCTGTTCGACGGCGAGTCCAAATTACGCGACGGTCACCGTCTGGTCGTCGGCACGCGTGATGCGGGTGCGCTGGTGGTGGCCGAGCCGCGCGAGCCGGTCGGCGCCGGCAAATTTGCGGTCGCGATCCGCCCCGAAAAGGTCAAGCTGTCGCGCCGCGGTCCCGTAACCGAGGCCGGTCGTGAAACGGCGATCAACGTCCTGGACGGCGTGATCGAGGACATCTGCTATCTCGGCGGCACCACCACCTACAAGGTGAGGCTCGATACGGGCGGGATCATTGAGGCGTCCGTTGCCAACAGCGCGCGCCTCGACGTCGATGCCTTCAGCCTGAACCAGCATGTCGTCGCCTGGTTCACGCCGGACGACTGCGTGGTGCTGCCGTCATGA
- a CDS encoding glycerol-3-phosphate dehydrogenase gives MADYDLAIIGGGLNGVSLARDAAGRGLRVILFEQSDLGGAASSATPRLIHGDLSVLERRGFRRVRRALAERRTWLAIAPHLVRPMRFVIPAHSEERPPWLLRAGLFLYDSLTGRSGLPGAATLDITHHPVGNALKRPFGTAFEYADCVVDDSRLVVLTALDAAERGAAIRTGARCVRADRTDTWRLAVVDRGIRRTITARSLANATGGWTSTVAETVLRQPQPALVAMQMSQIIVPRLFDSDNVYVFQNSDGRLIFASPFAHEFTLIGTVTHDFTGDPAIVAMSGADVSYLCEAASRYFRERVAPTDVVRAVSGVNLTPASARRRDGTTLFHARRRKAPLITMFGGDVTTSRLRAERAVTRLTPFYPMSRPWTAGAALPGGDFAWDRFDHEVDLARDRWRFLSEPQAQRLIAAYGSRLAAVLGEAKTREDLGPTFGPELTGAEVRYLMTHEWARFPEDILWRRSKLGLTMPAADRDPLAAFMAGVNDSLRTG, from the coding sequence ATGGCGGATTACGATCTTGCGATCATCGGCGGCGGCCTGAACGGTGTCAGCCTCGCCCGCGATGCGGCCGGCCGCGGCCTGCGTGTCATCCTGTTCGAGCAGAGCGATCTCGGCGGCGCCGCCTCCTCGGCGACGCCGCGACTGATCCATGGTGATCTGTCAGTGCTGGAGCGCCGTGGGTTCCGGCGGGTGCGCCGGGCGCTGGCCGAGCGCCGGACCTGGCTTGCTATCGCGCCGCATCTGGTCCGGCCGATGCGTTTCGTGATCCCGGCCCATTCCGAGGAGCGCCCGCCCTGGCTGCTGCGCGCCGGCCTGTTTCTCTACGACAGCCTCACCGGCCGGAGCGGCCTGCCTGGAGCGGCGACCCTCGACATCACACATCATCCGGTCGGCAACGCGCTGAAGCGGCCATTCGGCACGGCCTTCGAATATGCGGACTGCGTCGTCGACGATTCCCGCCTGGTGGTGCTCACGGCGCTGGATGCTGCAGAACGTGGCGCTGCGATCCGGACCGGGGCTCGCTGTGTCCGTGCCGATCGAACCGACACCTGGCGCCTCGCGGTGGTCGATCGCGGCATTCGCCGCACGATCACGGCCCGGTCGCTCGCCAATGCCACCGGCGGCTGGACCTCGACCGTCGCGGAGACCGTGCTGCGGCAGCCGCAGCCCGCACTGGTGGCGATGCAGATGAGCCAGATCATCGTGCCCAGGCTGTTCGACTCCGATAACGTCTATGTCTTTCAGAACAGCGATGGACGGCTGATCTTCGCAAGTCCGTTTGCGCACGAATTCACGCTGATCGGCACGGTCACGCATGATTTCACCGGCGATCCCGCCATCGTGGCGATGTCGGGGGCCGACGTCAGCTATCTCTGCGAAGCGGCCAGCCGCTATTTCCGCGAGCGCGTGGCGCCGACCGACGTGGTGCGCGCGGTCTCCGGCGTCAATTTGACGCCAGCGTCCGCGCGGCGGCGTGACGGGACCACGCTGTTCCACGCGCGCCGGCGCAAGGCGCCGCTGATCACGATGTTCGGCGGCGACGTCACCACCTCGCGCCTGCGCGCGGAGCGGGCCGTGACGCGGCTGACGCCGTTCTATCCGATGTCGCGGCCCTGGACCGCCGGCGCCGCGCTGCCCGGCGGAGATTTTGCCTGGGATCGTTTCGATCACGAGGTCGACCTCGCCCGTGACCGCTGGCGCTTTCTCTCGGAGCCGCAGGCCCAGCGCCTGATTGCGGCCTATGGTTCGCGATTGGCGGCCGTGCTGGGAGAAGCGAAGACCCGCGAGGACCTCGGCCCAACCTTCGGCCCCGAGCTGACTGGCGCCGAGGTGCGCTATCTCATGACACACGAATGGGCGCGTTTTCCCGAGGACATTCTGTGGCGCCGCTCCAAGCTCGGCCTGACCATGCCTGCGGCCGACCGCGACCCGCTGGCCGCGTTCATGGCGGGCGTGAACGATTCGCTCCGAACCGGTTGA